A single genomic interval of Stenotrophomonas bentonitica harbors:
- a CDS encoding RDD family protein, translating into MSTPTVAATDTSRPSALLHWRLLALLYDFFPALALWMLAGALFTAGYAVGHAARDNIAPFSALQWALWVCCWVVTGLYATMSWRRGGQTLGMRPWRLQVVGADGSAPTARKLWIRYAVGTVSTALGGLGFWWALVDRERLAWHDRASGTRLRRNPKR; encoded by the coding sequence ATGAGCACGCCGACCGTTGCCGCCACCGATACGTCCCGCCCCAGCGCGCTGCTGCACTGGCGGCTTTTGGCCCTGTTGTATGACTTCTTCCCGGCACTGGCGCTGTGGATGCTGGCCGGCGCGTTGTTCACCGCCGGCTACGCGGTGGGCCACGCGGCACGCGACAACATCGCGCCGTTCAGTGCGCTGCAATGGGCGCTGTGGGTGTGCTGTTGGGTAGTGACCGGGCTGTACGCCACGATGAGCTGGCGGCGCGGCGGGCAGACCCTGGGCATGCGGCCGTGGCGGCTGCAGGTGGTGGGCGCCGATGGCAGCGCCCCTACCGCGAGGAAGCTCTGGATCCGCTACGCGGTAGGCACCGTCTCAACCGCGCTGGGCGGGTTGGGATTCTGGTGGGCGTTGGTCGACCGGGAACGTCTTGCCTGGCACGACCGCGCAAGCGGTACGCGGTTGCGACGTAATCCGAAACGGTGA
- the lptG gene encoding LPS export ABC transporter permease LptG: MKLLPMRFDLYLGRAVFSTVLITWAVLVGLDVVMAFSGEFKDVGKGGYTLGHAAAGVLYTVPRRAYTFFPTAAVIGALMGLGQMAATSELTALRALGLSRKRLSASVAIALSLMTAVMVLNGETLAPWAQQRSDNIKASAKSGQSLAASRYSGVWVREGDTFLSAGSGDEQLLPGAGTRLILNDVRLYKIAEDGKIASLTHAESVVHDANGWTLNKVRRDTFNERSATRTTAESEKWDSQLDAGALASGFSKPRNLAARDLRTSIEYRKRNGLDARDYEDIYWSRWFYPLNVLALCLAAVPFAFGSLRSGGMGKRLFLGILFALGFWLLQLFFGRMAGALKFDYRIAYALPPIVMLVVSGMLFRRKSG, from the coding sequence ATGAAGCTTCTTCCGATGCGGTTCGACCTGTACCTGGGCCGGGCGGTGTTCAGCACCGTGCTGATCACCTGGGCCGTGCTGGTGGGCCTGGACGTGGTGATGGCGTTCTCCGGCGAGTTCAAGGACGTGGGCAAGGGCGGTTATACGCTCGGCCATGCCGCGGCCGGGGTGCTCTACACCGTCCCGCGCCGCGCCTATACGTTCTTCCCCACCGCAGCGGTGATCGGCGCGCTGATGGGCCTGGGCCAGATGGCCGCGACCTCCGAGCTGACCGCGCTGCGCGCGCTGGGGCTGTCGCGCAAGCGGCTCAGCGCCTCGGTGGCGATCGCGCTGTCGCTGATGACCGCGGTGATGGTGCTGAACGGTGAGACGCTGGCGCCGTGGGCGCAGCAGCGCTCGGACAACATCAAGGCCAGCGCCAAGTCCGGTCAGAGCCTGGCCGCCTCGCGCTATTCCGGGGTGTGGGTGCGCGAAGGCGACACCTTCCTCAGCGCGGGCAGCGGCGACGAGCAGCTGTTGCCGGGCGCCGGCACGCGCCTGATCCTCAACGACGTGCGCCTCTACAAGATTGCCGAAGACGGCAAGATCGCATCGCTGACCCATGCCGAATCGGTGGTGCATGACGCCAACGGCTGGACCTTGAACAAGGTGCGTCGCGACACCTTCAATGAACGCTCGGCCACGCGCACCACGGCCGAGTCGGAGAAGTGGGATTCGCAGCTGGACGCCGGGGCGCTGGCGTCCGGGTTCTCCAAGCCGCGCAACCTGGCCGCGCGCGACCTGCGCACCAGCATCGAGTACCGCAAGCGCAACGGGCTGGACGCGCGCGATTACGAAGACATCTACTGGAGCCGCTGGTTCTACCCGCTCAACGTGCTGGCGCTGTGCCTGGCCGCGGTGCCGTTCGCCTTTGGTTCGCTGCGCAGCGGCGGGATGGGAAAGCGGTTGTTCCTGGGCATCCTGTTCGCGCTGGGCTTCTGGCTGCTGCAGCTGTTCTTCGGGCGCATGGCCGGCGCGTTGAAGTTCGATTACCGCATCGCGTACGCGCTGCCGCCGATCGTGATGCTGGTGGTGTCGGGGATGTTGTTCCGGCGGAAGTCGGGGTAG
- the lptF gene encoding LPS export ABC transporter permease LptF gives MSKLDRYLLRDFVQSFLATLIVLLVVSVGGVLVDILGNIADGRLPAKLLFSQLGLQFIVYMPLILPLALMLGMLLAVARLYRDSEMAVLTAIGVGPKRLLRPVLMLVLPVVGLVGLCSLWLGPWADRTSEQMIESANRSLVMAGLESGKFTMLPNGGVVYLSSVSPDGSGLGRIFLQRSRGDRIEVASAASGKMFFEGDRQRYLQLDDGHQIEGPANGALDYRLMTFARNDVALPDGAVTRDEKDPELLPTTQLFGDERPEAQAQLHSRITPPLIALAFALMTVPLARSSPRQQRYGRMMLAFLAYMVGMNLMFIGTRWIADGKLSGTVGLWWLSLPLLALAIWMYLRDGKLSRPRRTA, from the coding sequence ATGTCGAAGCTCGATCGCTATCTCCTGCGTGATTTCGTCCAGAGTTTCCTGGCCACCCTGATCGTCCTGCTGGTCGTAAGCGTGGGTGGCGTGCTGGTGGACATCCTCGGCAACATCGCCGACGGCCGCCTCCCGGCCAAGCTGCTGTTCTCCCAGCTGGGCCTGCAGTTCATCGTCTACATGCCGCTGATCCTGCCGCTTGCCCTGATGCTGGGCATGCTCCTGGCGGTTGCGCGGCTGTACCGGGACTCGGAAATGGCGGTGCTCACCGCCATTGGCGTGGGCCCCAAGCGGCTGCTGCGGCCGGTGCTGATGCTGGTGTTGCCGGTGGTGGGACTGGTGGGCCTGTGCTCGCTGTGGCTGGGGCCCTGGGCCGACCGGACCAGCGAGCAGATGATCGAAAGCGCCAACCGCAGCCTGGTCATGGCCGGGCTGGAGTCGGGCAAATTCACCATGCTGCCCAACGGCGGGGTGGTCTACCTGTCCTCAGTCAGCCCCGACGGCAGCGGGCTGGGCCGGATCTTCCTGCAGCGTTCGCGCGGGGACCGGATCGAGGTGGCGTCGGCGGCCAGCGGCAAGATGTTCTTCGAAGGCGACCGCCAGCGCTACCTGCAACTGGACGACGGGCACCAGATCGAGGGCCCGGCCAACGGCGCGCTGGACTACCGCCTGATGACCTTCGCCCGCAATGACGTGGCCCTGCCCGACGGTGCGGTGACCCGCGACGAGAAGGACCCCGAGCTGCTGCCGACCACGCAGCTGTTCGGCGACGAGCGCCCGGAGGCGCAGGCGCAGCTGCATTCGCGCATCACCCCGCCGCTGATCGCACTGGCCTTCGCGTTGATGACCGTGCCGCTGGCGCGCAGTTCGCCGCGCCAGCAGCGTTACGGACGCATGATGCTGGCCTTCCTCGCCTACATGGTTGGCATGAACCTGATGTTCATTGGTACCCGCTGGATCGCCGACGGCAAGCTGTCGGGTACGGTGGGGCTATGGTGGTTGAGCCTGCCGCTGCTGGCGCTGGCGATCTGGATGTACCTGCGTGACGGCAAGCTGTCGCGCCCGCGGAGGACCGCATGA
- a CDS encoding leucyl aminopeptidase, giving the protein MALEFTLNHASPASAEVDCVIVGAYADQTLSPAAQALDAASGGRLAALVARGDVSGKTGATTLLHDVDGVSAPRVLVVGLGEPAKFGVPQYLKAVGDASRALKSGVNRHALFTLSELEIKGRDAAWNIRQAVIAADHASYRYTATLGTKKPEAPGLATLAIAGTDAQALLQGQAIAAGVQHARELGNLPPNLCTPAYLAESSVAFAQAHAGAEAEILDETAMEALGMGSLLAVARGSANRPRMVVLKWNNGGNAKPYVLVGKGITFDTGGVNLKTQGGIEEMKYDMCGGANVIGTFVAAVTAKLPLNLVVVVPAVENAIDGNAYRPSDVITSMSGKTIEVGNTDAEGRLILCDALTYAQRFEPAALVDVATLTGACLVALGHQTAGLMTKHDDLANELLAAGEHVFDRAWRLPLWDEYQPMLDSSFADVYNIGGRWAGAITAGCFLSRFTEGQRWAHLDIAGVASDEGKRGMATGRPVGLLTQWLLDQAGRANVAG; this is encoded by the coding sequence ATGGCCCTCGAATTTACCCTGAATCACGCGTCCCCGGCATCGGCCGAGGTCGACTGCGTCATCGTCGGCGCCTACGCCGACCAGACCCTGAGCCCGGCGGCACAGGCCCTGGACGCCGCTTCCGGTGGCCGCCTGGCCGCCCTGGTCGCCCGCGGCGATGTCAGCGGCAAGACCGGCGCCACCACCCTGCTGCATGACGTGGACGGCGTGTCCGCCCCGCGCGTGCTGGTGGTCGGGCTGGGCGAACCGGCCAAGTTCGGCGTGCCGCAGTACCTGAAGGCGGTCGGCGACGCCAGCCGCGCGCTGAAGAGCGGGGTCAACCGCCACGCGCTGTTCACCCTCTCCGAGCTGGAGATCAAGGGCCGCGACGCCGCCTGGAACATCCGCCAGGCCGTGATCGCCGCCGACCATGCCAGCTACCGCTACACCGCTACCCTGGGCACCAAGAAGCCCGAAGCCCCGGGCCTGGCCACGCTGGCCATCGCCGGCACCGACGCCCAGGCCCTGCTGCAGGGCCAGGCCATCGCCGCCGGCGTGCAGCACGCCCGCGAGCTGGGCAACCTGCCGCCGAACCTGTGCACCCCGGCCTATCTGGCCGAGTCCTCGGTTGCCTTCGCCCAGGCCCACGCCGGCGCCGAAGCCGAGATCCTGGACGAAACCGCCATGGAAGCCCTGGGCATGGGCTCGCTGCTGGCCGTGGCCCGCGGCTCGGCCAACCGCCCGCGCATGGTGGTGCTGAAGTGGAACAACGGCGGCAACGCCAAGCCGTACGTGCTGGTCGGCAAGGGCATCACCTTCGACACCGGTGGCGTGAACCTGAAGACCCAGGGCGGCATCGAGGAAATGAAGTACGACATGTGCGGTGGCGCCAACGTCATCGGCACCTTCGTCGCCGCGGTCACCGCCAAGCTGCCGCTGAACCTGGTGGTAGTGGTGCCGGCGGTGGAAAACGCCATCGACGGCAACGCCTACCGTCCGTCCGACGTGATCACCTCGATGTCGGGCAAGACCATTGAAGTGGGCAACACCGACGCCGAAGGCCGCCTGATCCTGTGCGACGCGCTCACCTACGCGCAGCGCTTCGAGCCGGCCGCACTGGTCGACGTGGCCACCCTGACCGGCGCCTGCCTGGTCGCGCTGGGCCACCAGACCGCCGGCCTGATGACCAAGCACGACGACCTGGCCAACGAACTGCTGGCCGCCGGCGAGCACGTGTTCGACCGCGCCTGGCGCCTGCCGCTGTGGGACGAATACCAGCCGATGCTGGATTCCAGCTTCGCCGATGTCTACAACATCGGCGGCCGCTGGGCCGGTGCGATCACCGCCGGCTGCTTCCTGTCGCGCTTCACCGAAGGCCAGCGCTGGGCGCACCTGGACATCGCCGGCGTGGCCAGCGACGAAGGCAAGCGTGGCATGGCCACCGGCCGCCCGGTCGGCCTGCTGACCCAGTGGCTGCTGGACCAGGCCGGCCGCGCAAATGTCGCGGGCTGA
- a CDS encoding DNA polymerase III subunit chi, with the protein MSRADFYLIAKPRFLTEPLRLVCELARKANDAGLQTLVLARDQAQAEELDELLWSFDDDAYIPHQIAGEDADEEEALVLIAVPGSTAPSRPLVINLRDDPYLGACDRVLEVVPADPAAREPLRERWRQYKALDFTLNKYDM; encoded by the coding sequence ATGTCGCGGGCTGATTTCTACCTGATCGCCAAGCCGCGGTTCCTGACCGAACCGCTGCGCCTGGTCTGCGAGCTGGCCCGCAAGGCCAACGACGCCGGGTTGCAGACCCTGGTGCTGGCCCGCGACCAGGCCCAGGCCGAGGAGCTGGACGAGCTGCTGTGGTCGTTCGACGACGATGCCTACATTCCGCACCAGATCGCCGGGGAAGACGCCGACGAGGAAGAAGCGCTGGTGCTGATCGCAGTGCCGGGCAGCACCGCCCCGTCGCGGCCGCTGGTGATCAACCTGCGCGACGACCCGTACCTGGGCGCCTGCGACCGGGTGCTGGAAGTGGTGCCGGCCGACCCGGCCGCGCGCGAACCGCTGCGCGAGCGCTGGCGCCAGTACAAGGCGCTGGACTTCACCCTGAACAAGTACGACATGTAA